The following proteins are encoded in a genomic region of Syntrophotaleaceae bacterium:
- a CDS encoding SAM-dependent methyltransferase, producing the protein MMRKSVLLLGLAAVWLLSAGPVLAMDVPPSSSSPALTITGEVKHPLNLTVEDLSRFQSMEIKLNEVARDGSFHGVYLHQAVPLRTLLDMAEIKKQAQPFEKEIDLAIRVTDRSGRQVVLSWGEIYYSNATEYSVAFAATPIKPMMAEARCAGCHGPEIYQKSLIQAERPAIMPKLLVKGDFYTDRCLEGITRIEVIDLYPDLKVDRSAKLHSDGFVVTGAVKKELRLSSLKGFPSMDMMKKVVGVHMGYHGLHSYKGVSLVKVLEKAGVGDELTKVVMISAPDGYRALFSFGELYQSFAGKRIMLAESDNGKPLEGQRGGKWRIIVPEELVDDRDVLAVDRIEVIDLKPTPKISVIGVGPGDTDLITLEAIGALARADVLVAPEDIQKRFAPYLGGKPVLFDPLKMIKHVYRMDHPDLSQDELEKRLIEERDSNVAKIREALAKGRNVAFLDWGDPMIYGSTRWIRAFFDDDQLESVTALSAFNAGNAMIQRDVGAGGSIVITVPSGLKKNPDLLASVAKSGDTLAIFMGLKEFQDLQALFDRHYPADTPVNLVYSAGIAKDERLVRTTLKEAAGKLQADPEKFLGLIYMGPRLNVRFGECH; encoded by the coding sequence ATGATGAGAAAGTCGGTTCTATTGCTCGGTCTCGCCGCGGTTTGGCTGCTGTCTGCCGGCCCTGTCCTGGCCATGGATGTTCCCCCGTCCTCTTCCTCCCCGGCCCTGACCATCACCGGAGAGGTCAAGCATCCCTTGAATTTGACCGTCGAGGACTTGTCCCGTTTTCAGTCGATGGAAATCAAGCTGAACGAAGTGGCCCGGGACGGGAGCTTCCACGGCGTTTACCTGCATCAGGCGGTTCCCCTGCGCACCCTTCTCGATATGGCCGAAATCAAAAAGCAGGCCCAGCCTTTCGAAAAGGAGATCGACCTGGCCATCCGGGTCACCGACCGGTCCGGCCGGCAGGTGGTGCTGTCCTGGGGAGAAATCTATTACAGCAATGCCACCGAGTATAGCGTCGCCTTTGCCGCCACGCCGATCAAACCGATGATGGCCGAGGCCCGTTGCGCGGGCTGCCACGGTCCTGAGATCTACCAGAAATCGCTGATTCAGGCGGAACGGCCGGCCATCATGCCCAAACTGCTGGTCAAGGGCGATTTCTATACGGATCGCTGTCTGGAGGGGATCACCCGCATCGAGGTGATCGATCTCTATCCCGACCTCAAGGTGGACCGGTCGGCGAAGCTCCATTCGGATGGATTTGTGGTGACCGGCGCAGTCAAGAAGGAACTCAGGCTGTCCAGCCTGAAGGGTTTCCCGAGCATGGACATGATGAAGAAGGTGGTCGGCGTGCACATGGGTTATCACGGCCTGCACAGCTACAAAGGCGTCTCTCTCGTCAAGGTGCTGGAAAAGGCCGGCGTGGGGGACGAGCTGACCAAGGTTGTGATGATTTCCGCGCCGGATGGCTACCGGGCCCTGTTCTCCTTTGGCGAGTTGTACCAGTCCTTCGCCGGAAAGCGGATCATGCTGGCGGAAAGCGACAACGGCAAACCCCTCGAGGGGCAGCGAGGCGGCAAGTGGCGCATCATCGTGCCCGAGGAACTGGTGGACGACCGGGATGTGCTGGCAGTGGATCGCATCGAGGTGATCGACCTGAAACCGACGCCGAAGATCAGCGTGATCGGGGTCGGCCCCGGCGACACCGATCTGATCACCCTGGAAGCGATCGGCGCCCTGGCCAGGGCCGATGTGCTGGTGGCGCCGGAGGATATCCAGAAACGCTTCGCTCCCTACCTCGGCGGCAAGCCCGTACTGTTCGATCCTTTGAAAATGATCAAGCACGTCTACCGAATGGATCATCCGGATCTTTCCCAGGATGAGCTGGAGAAACGCCTGATCGAAGAACGGGACTCCAACGTGGCCAAGATTCGGGAGGCTCTTGCCAAAGGCCGGAACGTTGCCTTTCTTGACTGGGGCGATCCGATGATCTACGGCAGCACCCGCTGGATCCGGGCCTTCTTCGATGACGATCAGCTCGAAAGCGTTACCGCCCTCAGCGCCTTCAACGCCGGCAATGCCATGATCCAGCGGGATGTCGGGGCCGGGGGCTCCATCGTCATTACGGTCCCCAGCGGCCTGAAGAAAAATCCGGATCTACTTGCGTCGGTGGCCAAAAGCGGAGATACCCTGGCCATTTTCATGGGGCTGAAGGAGTTCCAGGACCTGCAGGCTCTTTTTGACCGGCATTATCCGGCCGATACTCCCGTGAACCTGGTCTACAGTGCCGGCATCGCCAAGGACGAGCGCCTGGTGCGCACCACCCTGAAAGAGGCGGCGGGGAAACTGCAGGCCGATCCGGAGAAGTTCCTCGGCCTGATCTACATGGGGCCCCGGTTGAATGTGCGGTTCGGGGAATGCCATTAG
- a CDS encoding SAM-dependent methyltransferase — protein MKRVCTLLLLSILLLAGVGFAAPVSSEPVFTLTGLVKHPLQLTQEDLGSYRAVSVRLTEVARDGSFQGVHIYQGVPLQNLLQAAGVEKEGGEFPKAIDLALRVRNREGKRALLSWAEVAYGRPEDVLVAFSDKVLTIETGESAGVPHALPKLVLANDFFSDRSLDGLVSIEVVDPTREAKSATVPLQMKPGRRVEEVATKIVWGGNRFEGVQRFSGTPLVDLLKNTGIENDPEITVLVHSKDGYRSLLSMGELFWSPLGRRILLADRMDGRPLGEKGELWLILPDSSANRYVRKVESIELLHPSHQAKLMVIGVGPGDTSLITLEALAALAKADAVAAPGDIQQRFARYLVGKEILFDPFAFADPDRAQPLSVEERERLKQEEWRANADKIRRVLEAGRDVAFLDWGDPMIFGSSRWIREFIEDDRIETVPGLSSFNAANAVINRDLSAHGALVITAPRGLRQNQALLAAAAKNGDTLVIFMGLPDLPDLVPLLQRHYAPETPLRLVYAAGISGRERQVDTTLETVLQAVENEKEKFLGLIYVGPCLTEGNAACN, from the coding sequence ATGAAAAGAGTTTGCACTCTGCTCCTACTGTCGATACTGCTCCTCGCCGGCGTCGGCTTTGCCGCCCCCGTTTCCTCAGAACCCGTCTTCACCCTGACCGGCCTGGTGAAACATCCCTTGCAGCTCACTCAGGAGGATCTGGGCAGTTATCGCGCCGTCTCCGTCCGGTTAACGGAAGTGGCCAGGGATGGGTCTTTCCAGGGCGTCCACATCTACCAGGGAGTCCCTTTGCAGAACCTGCTGCAGGCGGCCGGAGTGGAAAAGGAAGGCGGTGAATTCCCCAAGGCCATCGATCTTGCCCTCCGGGTGCGCAACCGTGAGGGAAAGAGGGCCCTGCTTTCGTGGGCCGAGGTGGCCTACGGGCGGCCGGAGGATGTGCTGGTTGCCTTTTCGGACAAAGTCCTCACGATTGAGACAGGGGAATCTGCCGGTGTTCCTCATGCCCTGCCGAAACTCGTCCTGGCCAACGATTTCTTCAGCGATCGCTCCCTGGACGGTCTTGTCTCCATCGAAGTGGTCGATCCAACACGGGAGGCGAAGTCCGCAACCGTACCTCTGCAGATGAAGCCGGGGAGAAGGGTGGAAGAGGTCGCGACAAAGATTGTTTGGGGAGGCAACCGGTTTGAAGGGGTGCAGCGTTTTTCCGGCACCCCCCTGGTGGACCTGCTGAAGAACACGGGGATTGAGAACGATCCCGAAATCACGGTTCTGGTCCATTCCAAAGACGGCTACCGTTCGCTGCTTTCGATGGGTGAGCTGTTCTGGTCCCCCCTCGGACGCCGCATTCTTCTGGCCGACCGGATGGACGGCCGTCCCCTCGGAGAGAAGGGGGAGCTGTGGCTAATCTTGCCCGATTCCTCTGCCAACCGTTACGTCCGCAAGGTCGAGAGCATCGAGTTGCTGCATCCTTCTCATCAGGCAAAATTGATGGTCATCGGCGTCGGTCCGGGTGACACCAGCCTGATCACCCTCGAAGCCCTTGCCGCCTTGGCGAAAGCGGATGCGGTGGCGGCGCCCGGCGATATCCAGCAACGGTTCGCCCGCTATCTGGTCGGCAAGGAGATCCTGTTCGACCCCTTCGCCTTTGCCGATCCCGATCGGGCTCAGCCCTTGTCGGTTGAAGAGCGGGAGAGGTTGAAGCAGGAAGAGTGGCGGGCCAATGCCGATAAGATTCGCCGGGTCCTGGAGGCAGGTCGCGACGTGGCTTTTCTCGATTGGGGCGATCCGATGATCTTCGGCAGTTCCCGCTGGATTCGTGAATTTATCGAGGATGACCGGATCGAAACCGTGCCCGGACTCAGTTCCTTCAATGCCGCCAACGCCGTCATCAACCGCGACCTCAGTGCTCATGGCGCCCTGGTGATCACCGCGCCCCGGGGCCTGCGACAGAACCAGGCTTTATTGGCAGCCGCGGCCAAAAACGGAGACACCCTGGTCATCTTCATGGGCCTCCCGGATCTGCCCGATCTGGTGCCTTTGCTGCAACGGCACTATGCCCCTGAAACCCCGCTCCGCCTGGTTTACGCTGCCGGCATCAGCGGACGAGAGCGGCAGGTTGACACAACCCTGGAAACGGTGTTGCAGGCCGTCGAAAACGAAAAGGAAAAATTTCTCGGACTGATCTATGTCGGCCCCTGCCTAACTGAGGGGAACGCGGCATGCAACTGA
- a CDS encoding autotransporter assembly complex family protein — MNIEGVSGEVLDNVKAALAFPPGLVQNGTVDQRWLNRFVDQAEERTRRALQPFGFYSASVKTVLSSTQEGNQVLTVQIEPGVPVRLSNVQTFVEGEGAERLREKKRLPEFPLKAGEVLHQGRYEEGKKAWLDTARTQGFLDAAFKVREIRVDPVKHSAEIRLVLETGPRYRFGEVAFSGAETYPEPFLRRYLAFEPGDVFSYADIGQSQLNYLDSDRFEQVRLLPDREAAEDHRIPVEVDLKSSPPKRLRPGIGYGTDTGARASLLFENLNLFHRGHELRLELNLSQLRQAATAAYILPDPDNLNSFTAFQAGYEAEDTDTFDTEKITVEAEHTRDFGRGRKGSVYLQYLWEDYTVGEQSDISTMLIPGVRFSQRRYREIIRPRKGYQYSLEVRGGHEYLLSDTNLLQVLAAGNVLLPLPARLSLFLRFEGGTTLQSDPLEDIPVSLRFFAGGDQSVRGYAYQSLGPEDENGDVIGGKHLLVGSIELERALFKNWGIAAFYDVGNAFNDFASYDVFQGAGLGARYYTPVGPVRLDLARQIGEDDPSYRIHLSIGFGW, encoded by the coding sequence TTGAACATAGAGGGTGTTTCCGGTGAGGTTCTCGACAATGTCAAAGCCGCCCTGGCCTTTCCGCCCGGTCTGGTTCAGAACGGAACGGTGGACCAGCGCTGGCTGAACCGGTTCGTCGACCAGGCGGAGGAAAGGACTAGAAGAGCCCTGCAGCCTTTCGGTTTCTATTCAGCGAGTGTAAAAACCGTGCTCTCCTCCACTCAGGAAGGAAACCAGGTGCTGACGGTTCAGATCGAACCGGGGGTGCCGGTCCGTTTATCGAATGTGCAGACATTCGTTGAAGGGGAGGGGGCCGAGCGACTTCGGGAGAAAAAACGTTTGCCGGAGTTTCCTCTGAAGGCCGGAGAGGTGCTTCACCAGGGGCGGTATGAAGAGGGCAAAAAAGCCTGGCTGGATACCGCGCGGACCCAGGGTTTTCTGGATGCAGCTTTCAAAGTCCGCGAGATCCGGGTGGATCCCGTGAAACATTCCGCGGAAATCAGGCTGGTGCTGGAGACCGGCCCCCGATACCGTTTCGGAGAGGTCGCCTTCAGCGGCGCCGAAACCTATCCAGAGCCCTTTCTGCGGCGGTATCTCGCTTTTGAGCCCGGCGATGTTTTTTCCTATGCCGACATCGGCCAGAGCCAGTTGAACTATCTCGACTCGGATCGCTTCGAGCAGGTGCGTCTCCTGCCGGATCGCGAGGCTGCCGAGGACCACCGTATCCCCGTCGAAGTGGACCTGAAATCCTCACCCCCCAAACGGTTGCGGCCGGGTATCGGCTATGGCACCGATACGGGGGCACGGGCCAGTCTGCTTTTCGAAAACCTCAATCTGTTCCACCGGGGGCATGAGCTGCGCCTGGAGCTGAATCTCAGCCAGTTACGCCAGGCGGCCACCGCCGCCTATATCCTGCCCGACCCGGATAACCTGAACAGCTTCACGGCCTTTCAGGCAGGCTATGAGGCGGAAGACACGGACACCTTCGACACGGAGAAAATAACGGTCGAAGCCGAACACACACGGGATTTCGGGCGGGGCCGGAAGGGCTCCGTTTACCTTCAGTATCTCTGGGAGGATTATACGGTCGGAGAGCAGAGCGACATCTCGACCATGCTGATTCCGGGGGTCCGTTTTTCCCAAAGACGGTATCGCGAAATTATCCGTCCCCGCAAAGGTTATCAGTATTCCCTGGAAGTGCGGGGCGGCCATGAATACCTTCTTTCCGATACCAACCTGCTGCAGGTCCTGGCTGCCGGCAACGTCCTGCTTCCGCTGCCCGCACGTCTGAGCCTGTTCCTGCGCTTTGAGGGAGGAACCACCCTGCAGAGCGATCCCCTGGAGGACATTCCCGTGTCGCTGCGCTTTTTCGCCGGGGGGGATCAGAGCGTCCGGGGGTATGCGTATCAGTCGCTCGGCCCGGAGGACGAAAACGGCGACGTTATCGGCGGCAAGCACCTGCTGGTGGGGAGCATCGAGCTGGAGCGGGCCCTTTTTAAAAACTGGGGAATCGCCGCCTTCTACGATGTCGGTAATGCCTTTAATGATTTTGCCTCTTACGACGTGTTCCAGGGGGCCGGACTGGGCGCCCGGTATTATACCCCGGTCGGGCCGGTCCGCCTGGATCTGGCCCGACAGATCGGGGAGGACGATCCCAGCTATCGCATTCATCTCAGCATCGGTTTCGGATGGTAA
- a CDS encoding amino acid permease, with translation MQLNRSLGLGDALLLIIGNVIGAGIFTTSGFLAGELPHPWLFLGIWVLGGVLTLCGALTYAELAGMFPLHGGDYQFLKEAYGRWAGFLLGWVLFWVINPGSIAALSIGLVSYLKMFFPGLGSGGEKLLAAGLILAFSSINFRGIRLSGTTQNIFTLGTVLTLLALIGAGLLSGGGAWGNLTAAGPVTISPGKLFANPMIAVIFTYSGWFASAYIGSEIKNPQRNLPLSLILGTLCVALVYTLINLVYLYAMPVEAMKGLVNVAQEAMGRLYGPTMASLVSVPIALAIAAGINATILTGARVSFAMGEDNVFWSRLKKIHPVYQTPGWALLVQALLSCLLVLLGTFNQLLGYVVFVMVLSSIASGLALFVLRLRQPGTIRPYRTWGYPFVPLVFVSAYLCILVQIGLANPKTSLLGILIALAGLPVYLRMKMRAAFPVES, from the coding sequence ATGCAACTGAATCGAAGCCTGGGCCTGGGGGACGCCCTGCTGCTGATCATCGGCAACGTCATCGGAGCCGGGATCTTCACCACCAGCGGCTTTCTGGCCGGCGAACTGCCCCATCCCTGGCTGTTTCTCGGCATCTGGGTTCTGGGCGGAGTGCTGACGCTGTGCGGGGCTTTGACCTACGCGGAACTGGCCGGCATGTTTCCGCTTCATGGCGGGGATTATCAGTTCCTGAAGGAAGCCTATGGACGCTGGGCGGGTTTTCTGCTGGGGTGGGTGCTGTTCTGGGTGATCAACCCGGGATCGATCGCCGCTCTTTCCATCGGCCTGGTCAGCTATCTGAAAATGTTTTTCCCGGGACTGGGTTCGGGAGGGGAAAAACTGCTGGCTGCGGGACTCATTCTGGCTTTTTCCTCTATCAATTTTCGCGGCATCCGGCTGAGCGGGACCACTCAGAACATTTTCACCCTCGGCACGGTCCTGACCCTGCTGGCTCTGATTGGCGCCGGTCTCCTGTCCGGCGGCGGTGCATGGGGGAACCTGACTGCGGCCGGGCCGGTGACGATTTCTCCGGGAAAACTGTTCGCCAACCCGATGATCGCGGTCATCTTCACCTACAGCGGATGGTTCGCCTCGGCCTACATCGGCAGTGAGATCAAGAACCCTCAGCGCAATCTGCCCCTGTCGCTGATTCTGGGTACGCTCTGCGTGGCACTGGTCTATACCCTGATCAATCTGGTCTATCTTTATGCCATGCCCGTCGAGGCAATGAAGGGACTGGTCAATGTCGCCCAGGAGGCGATGGGGCGGCTGTATGGCCCGACCATGGCCAGCCTGGTCTCGGTGCCCATCGCCCTGGCGATTGCCGCGGGCATCAACGCCACCATCCTCACCGGGGCCCGGGTATCCTTCGCCATGGGGGAGGATAACGTCTTCTGGTCCCGCCTGAAAAAAATCCATCCGGTTTACCAGACACCGGGGTGGGCTCTCCTTGTCCAGGCGCTGCTCTCCTGTCTGCTGGTGCTGTTAGGCACCTTCAATCAGCTGCTGGGGTATGTCGTTTTCGTCATGGTTCTCTCCAGCATCGCCAGCGGCCTGGCCCTTTTCGTTCTGCGCCTGCGCCAGCCCGGCACCATAAGGCCCTACCGCACCTGGGGCTACCCTTTCGTGCCCCTTGTGTTCGTTTCCGCCTATCTCTGCATCCTGGTGCAGATCGGCCTGGCCAATCCGAAAACATCCCTGCTGGGAATCCTGATCGCGCTTGCCGGCCTGCCTGTGTATCTCCGCATGAAAATGAGAGCCGCCTTTCCGGTGGAAAGTTAG
- a CDS encoding translocation/assembly module TamB domain-containing protein: MVKIFWKHWIGVFLIMVLVLVGGAAFWLLATTGGARWLVGKLTAMTDQQVSVAQVKGSLSDTLILSGIEARYPEMRVDLDRLKVSWRPGALLRGKVLITGLEAQGLSWMDLGKSEETEFELQWPELPGWLQRIRAEVRRFELRDLVYQGPDREPQSLDHVSGQIRWTGELLDISSMTMSGPPGDLSAALRMHWPQRRLKLRVAARLEEVVEGEARGEMILELHPAKQGPGLAGAVTLKVDSRPTGKVDLSGRLELENSTVALRSLLLQAAENGKISGDLQLGLSSEAPQVAADLRLDSINLARFIDEPTSISGSLQVDGNLDDYRGRFDLENRVEDWRAVKLAANFSGNARQVHFSELQARFSGNGKINGDLRLDMSSDLPDMAADLRLDSVNLVPFTGQATNINGMLRVAGSMDDYHGRFDLENRSDDWRAVKLSGDFSGNTRQVVLPDLQAHLLRGRLGGALTAAWEPVLSVQGQLTGKGLNPAAYDAQWPGDLSFDLQGRWRQPPEGPMDLAVKGRLLESTLRGYGFRGRIDASMQGTELDLTALELQGEGIQLTARGKLSRRIDYQARVGNLATLLPDASGSLQSSGWLRRRNDQWTGTAEGTGRNLRYEDHAAENIAFSAKASDSGSGDLNLRLRQLKSGDFLVPGLDLQASGSLQDHRAESTIRFPEETSLELAVSGGYREKVWRGTLQKLLLREPVGPWRLQQPVSVAVSANFVKFDNLRMTGTGGEELTASADLTFPDLAGRAQVQWQALRLGRLEPWLQQGDISGQTSGRGLLLLPSGGEAAVSLEVELSGRYEQEDFDLTVTRAQGDLEWNRQGLTGTLAVNLARGVRLDGRVRSDEPAGRELPRSGEWELVWNGLNLQHLEPWLPTGITARGEISGTSQGNWAPGGVLAARGSASLNQGLVETSVAETVVSLPLENAELTWDWRDDRLEAQSRLMLADRGRLTGRLRLPLPARMPVSLEPTGRLAGQVEGSFQEQGLVAALFPGLVQETRGNMEMDVDIAGTWAQPEFDGGLQLSDAGAFLPAAGIELKDIRLQAAFKKDRVELASFSVKSGPGQINGTGTLRLREWELADYQGTLQGERFELIDLPELQALISPQLDIQGTAEEVFIRGTVRVPDLLLREIEREEMLLPSEDVVIVGEAAPPEPVEEPAPLTVRADIDIILGDHVLVKMAGLDARLTGNLNLKMAGLDDVKANGRISVAEGDYRAYGAKLKIERGNLLFSGPVEQPTLDILALRSVGDVKAGVRVTGTPRSPTVELTSDPAMSDSDKLAYIVLGRPFAADGGEASLLMTAAGALLGRGESVVLQDRLKRQLGVDVLGFEAGEGDITESMLTIGKYLNPDLYVSIGQSLFTETTEFRMRYTLGEHWELESKTGTESGVDLYYKIEFR, translated from the coding sequence ATGGTAAAGATTTTTTGGAAACATTGGATCGGCGTTTTTCTGATCATGGTGCTTGTCCTGGTCGGAGGGGCTGCCTTCTGGCTGCTGGCCACCACCGGCGGTGCCCGCTGGCTGGTTGGAAAGCTCACCGCAATGACCGATCAGCAGGTTTCCGTGGCACAAGTGAAAGGCAGCCTGAGCGACACGCTGATCTTGAGCGGTATCGAAGCCCGGTACCCGGAAATGAGGGTGGATCTTGACCGGTTGAAGGTCAGCTGGCGCCCGGGCGCCCTGCTGCGGGGCAAGGTGCTGATCACGGGGTTGGAGGCGCAGGGCTTGTCCTGGATGGATCTGGGAAAGTCCGAGGAAACCGAGTTTGAACTGCAGTGGCCAGAGCTTCCGGGCTGGCTGCAAAGGATCCGGGCGGAAGTCCGCCGTTTCGAACTGCGTGACCTGGTTTATCAGGGACCGGATCGGGAACCCCAATCGCTGGATCACGTTTCCGGCCAGATCCGGTGGACCGGAGAGTTGCTCGACATATCGTCCATGACCATGAGCGGTCCGCCTGGAGATCTCTCTGCCGCCCTGCGCATGCACTGGCCGCAGCGCCGGCTTAAACTCCGGGTTGCCGCCCGGCTGGAAGAAGTCGTCGAAGGGGAAGCCCGAGGAGAAATGATTCTGGAACTGCACCCGGCGAAGCAAGGACCGGGGCTTGCCGGAGCGGTGACTCTCAAGGTCGACAGCCGGCCGACCGGCAAGGTCGATCTCAGCGGCAGACTCGAACTGGAAAACAGTACGGTCGCATTGCGGAGCCTTTTGCTGCAGGCAGCCGAGAATGGAAAGATAAGCGGGGATCTGCAACTGGGACTGTCCTCCGAAGCGCCGCAGGTGGCGGCGGATCTCAGGCTCGATTCCATCAACCTGGCACGGTTCATCGATGAGCCCACCAGTATTTCCGGAAGTTTGCAGGTGGACGGTAACCTCGATGATTACCGCGGCCGTTTCGATCTCGAAAATCGGGTCGAAGACTGGCGGGCGGTAAAGCTGGCCGCCAATTTTTCCGGAAATGCCCGGCAGGTTCATTTTTCGGAACTTCAAGCGCGCTTTTCCGGAAATGGGAAGATTAACGGAGATCTGCGATTGGATATGTCCTCCGACTTGCCGGATATGGCCGCGGACCTCAGGCTCGATTCCGTCAACCTGGTGCCTTTCACCGGGCAGGCCACCAACATTAACGGCATGCTGCGGGTTGCCGGCAGCATGGATGATTACCATGGTCGGTTCGACTTGGAGAATCGCTCCGACGACTGGCGGGCCGTTAAACTGTCCGGTGACTTTTCCGGAAATACCCGGCAGGTCGTCCTGCCCGATCTGCAGGCGCATCTTCTCCGGGGACGGCTTGGCGGGGCATTGACGGCTGCCTGGGAGCCCGTGCTGTCGGTGCAAGGGCAGTTGACCGGGAAAGGGCTCAACCCGGCCGCCTACGATGCCCAGTGGCCGGGGGATCTCAGTTTCGACCTGCAGGGTCGGTGGCGGCAGCCTCCGGAAGGTCCCATGGATCTCGCGGTTAAAGGCCGCCTGCTGGAAAGCACCCTGCGCGGCTACGGATTCCGCGGCCGGATCGATGCCAGTATGCAGGGAACCGAGCTGGATTTGACCGCCCTCGAACTGCAGGGCGAGGGAATCCAGTTGACGGCCCGGGGCAAGTTGAGCCGGCGCATCGACTACCAGGCCCGGGTCGGGAACCTCGCTACCCTGCTGCCCGATGCGTCCGGATCCCTGCAGAGCAGCGGCTGGCTGCGCCGGCGGAATGATCAATGGACCGGCACCGCCGAGGGCACGGGACGGAACCTCCGTTATGAGGATCATGCAGCGGAAAACATCGCTTTTTCCGCCAAGGCAAGCGACAGCGGGAGCGGCGACCTCAACCTGCGTCTGCGGCAGCTCAAGTCGGGCGATTTTCTGGTGCCCGGCCTCGACCTCCAGGCGTCCGGTTCTCTTCAGGATCATCGTGCTGAAAGCACCATTCGGTTTCCTGAGGAGACCAGCCTGGAGCTGGCCGTTTCCGGAGGCTATCGGGAAAAAGTCTGGCGCGGCACTCTGCAGAAACTGCTGTTGCGGGAGCCGGTCGGCCCCTGGCGTCTGCAGCAGCCGGTTTCTGTAGCGGTCTCTGCCAACTTCGTGAAGTTCGACAATCTGCGCATGACCGGAACCGGCGGCGAGGAATTGACGGCTTCAGCCGACCTGACGTTCCCGGATCTCGCCGGCCGTGCCCAGGTCCAGTGGCAGGCGCTGCGTCTGGGGCGGCTCGAGCCCTGGCTGCAGCAGGGGGACATCAGCGGCCAGACCAGCGGGCGGGGCCTTCTGTTGCTGCCTTCCGGGGGAGAGGCGGCCGTCTCTCTGGAGGTCGAGCTTTCCGGCCGCTACGAGCAGGAAGATTTCGATCTGACCGTGACCCGGGCCCAGGGAGATCTCGAATGGAACCGCCAGGGACTGACGGGAACGCTTGCCGTCAATCTGGCCCGGGGTGTCCGGCTGGACGGCCGGGTGCGATCCGATGAACCTGCCGGAAGGGAACTGCCCCGCTCAGGGGAATGGGAACTGGTTTGGAACGGCCTGAACCTGCAGCATCTCGAACCCTGGTTGCCGACCGGAATAACCGCCCGGGGCGAGATATCCGGCACCAGCCAGGGCAACTGGGCACCGGGGGGCGTGCTGGCCGCCCGGGGGTCCGCGTCTCTGAATCAGGGACTGGTGGAGACCAGCGTGGCGGAAACCGTGGTGTCCCTGCCCCTTGAAAACGCCGAGCTCACCTGGGACTGGCGGGACGATCGGCTTGAAGCCCAATCCCGTTTGATGCTCGCGGACCGCGGTCGCCTGACCGGACGGCTTCGCCTGCCCCTGCCTGCCCGGATGCCGGTCTCGCTCGAGCCCACAGGACGGCTGGCCGGTCAGGTGGAGGGCTCGTTTCAGGAGCAGGGGCTGGTTGCCGCCCTTTTCCCGGGTCTGGTTCAAGAAACCCGAGGCAATATGGAGATGGATGTCGACATTGCCGGTACCTGGGCGCAGCCGGAATTCGATGGCGGGCTGCAGCTGAGTGATGCGGGAGCCTTTCTGCCTGCAGCCGGCATCGAACTGAAAGACATCCGTTTGCAGGCCGCTTTCAAAAAGGACCGGGTGGAGCTGGCGTCCTTTTCAGTGAAATCCGGTCCCGGGCAGATCAACGGAACCGGAACCCTGCGTTTGAGGGAGTGGGAGCTGGCCGATTACCAGGGCACCCTGCAGGGGGAACGGTTCGAGCTGATCGATCTGCCCGAGCTGCAGGCGCTGATCAGTCCGCAATTGGATATTCAAGGCACGGCGGAAGAGGTCTTTATCCGGGGAACGGTCCGGGTGCCCGATCTGTTGTTGCGGGAGATCGAAAGGGAGGAGATGCTGCTGCCCAGCGAAGACGTGGTCATCGTCGGCGAAGCGGCTCCCCCCGAACCTGTCGAAGAGCCTGCCCCGCTGACCGTCAGGGCCGATATCGACATCATTCTCGGGGACCACGTCCTGGTCAAGATGGCCGGACTGGATGCCCGCCTGACAGGCAATCTGAATCTGAAGATGGCGGGGCTGGACGATGTCAAGGCCAACGGCCGCATCAGCGTTGCCGAGGGGGATTATCGGGCCTACGGGGCCAAGCTGAAGATCGAGCGGGGCAATCTGCTGTTCAGCGGCCCGGTGGAACAGCCGACGCTGGACATCCTCGCCCTGCGCTCCGTGGGTGACGTCAAGGCCGGTGTCCGCGTCACTGGCACCCCGCGCTCCCCGACGGTGGAGCTCACCTCCGATCCGGCCATGAGTGACAGCGACAAGCTCGCCTATATCGTCCTGGGGCGCCCCTTCGCGGCGGACGGAGGGGAAGCCAGCCTGCTGATGACCGCCGCCGGGGCCCTGCTTGGCCGGGGCGAATCGGTGGTTCTGCAGGATCGGCTCAAGCGGCAGCTGGGAGTGGATGTTCTGGGCTTCGAAGCCGGGGAGGGAGATATCACGGAATCGATGCTGACCATCGGCAAATATCTGAACCCCGACCTCTACGTCAGCATCGGCCAGTCCCTGTTCACCGAAACCACCGAATTCCGGATGCGCTATACCCTGGGCGAACACTGGGAGTTGGAATCTAAAACCGGCACAGAGAGCGGCGTCGATCTGTACTACAAGATCGAATTCCGGTGA